A window of the Sphingobium sp. CAP-1 genome harbors these coding sequences:
- a CDS encoding NupC/NupG family nucleoside CNT transporter, with the protein MHLLIGLAGILLILAIAFVLSSDRRAIRPRVVGAAFLLQAGIALLVLYVPAGRAIIGGMSKGVANLLGYAQAGTDFIFGPLAKPEIGGASFAIAALPVIIFFASLVSILYYLGIMQFIVRWVGGAIEKVTGVSKVESLCAAANIFVGQSESPLVIRPYLAGLNGPQLFAVMTSGMAGVAGTILAAYASMGIKIDYLLAASFMSAPGGLLMAKIMMPDQPVCEPELPLEDGIHLPEARRSAAGPAALNAETTPGEPMPVATHDEEKPANIIMAAAQGAQTGVKLAVAVGAMVLAFVALVALANGILGGIGAWFGYPDLSFQMLLGYVFSPVMYLLNIPWNEAQVAGGLFGTKVVLNEFVAYINLGQVQGALSPATIAIITFALCGFANFSSIAIQMAVTGNLAPNQRPMIARLGLKALVAGSLANLMSAALAGLMLSL; encoded by the coding sequence ATGCATCTTCTCATCGGCCTGGCCGGCATATTGCTCATTCTCGCCATCGCCTTCGTCCTGTCCTCGGATCGGCGTGCCATCCGGCCGCGGGTCGTGGGCGCGGCCTTCCTGTTGCAGGCCGGCATTGCCCTGCTGGTGCTGTATGTGCCTGCGGGCCGCGCGATCATCGGCGGCATGTCGAAGGGGGTCGCCAACCTGCTCGGCTATGCGCAGGCCGGTACCGATTTCATCTTCGGCCCGCTCGCCAAGCCGGAGATTGGCGGGGCCAGCTTCGCCATCGCGGCGCTGCCGGTCATCATCTTCTTCGCCAGTCTGGTGTCGATTCTCTATTATCTGGGGATCATGCAGTTCATCGTCCGCTGGGTCGGTGGCGCGATCGAGAAGGTGACAGGCGTGTCCAAGGTGGAAAGCCTGTGCGCCGCCGCCAACATCTTCGTCGGGCAGAGCGAAAGCCCGCTCGTCATCCGCCCCTATCTCGCCGGCCTCAACGGCCCGCAACTCTTCGCGGTGATGACCAGCGGGATGGCGGGCGTCGCCGGCACGATCTTGGCCGCCTATGCCTCGATGGGGATCAAGATCGACTATTTGCTTGCCGCCAGCTTCATGTCCGCGCCCGGCGGGCTGCTGATGGCCAAGATCATGATGCCCGATCAGCCGGTCTGTGAGCCGGAACTGCCGCTGGAGGATGGCATCCATCTGCCCGAAGCGCGGCGCAGCGCGGCCGGGCCAGCGGCGCTCAATGCGGAAACCACGCCGGGCGAACCGATGCCGGTCGCCACCCATGACGAGGAAAAGCCCGCCAACATCATCATGGCCGCTGCACAGGGTGCGCAGACCGGGGTGAAGCTGGCGGTTGCGGTCGGCGCGATGGTGCTGGCCTTCGTCGCGCTGGTGGCGCTAGCCAACGGCATATTGGGCGGCATCGGCGCGTGGTTCGGCTATCCCGACCTCAGCTTCCAGATGTTGCTCGGCTATGTATTTTCGCCGGTCATGTATCTGCTCAACATTCCCTGGAACGAGGCGCAGGTGGCGGGCGGCCTATTCGGCACGAAGGTCGTGCTGAACGAATTTGTCGCCTATATCAATCTGGGGCAGGTGCAGGGTGCGCTATCGCCCGCGACCATCGCCATCATCACCTTTGCCCTTTGCGGCTTCGCCAATTTCAGCTCGATCGCGATCCAGATGGCGGTGACGGGCAATCTGGCCCCCAACCAGCGGCCGATGATCGCGAGGCTGGGGCTGAAGGCGCTGGTCGCCGGCAGCCTCGCCAATCTGATGAGCGCGGCGCTGGCGGGGCTGATGCTCAGCCTGTAG
- a CDS encoding response regulator, whose protein sequence is MTLQEAFSADMLPRMDGSRILVVDDDADIRALLADFLEQHGFAVTAVADGAAMDRTLATQQFDIAVLDVMMPGEDGLSILRRLSARGDLPVIMLSAIGSDIDRIVGLEMGAEDYLPKPCNPRELLARIRTVLRRHRRQESETPDASGRKLRFAGWQIDMGARLLTDPDNVVVTLTDGEFRLLRAFIEHPRRVLSRDQLLDYSAGNESESYDRAIDVQVSRLRRKLERSSRHEGADELVRTIRNEGYMFTAEVRPA, encoded by the coding sequence ATGACTTTGCAGGAAGCGTTTTCAGCCGATATGCTGCCCAGGATGGATGGCTCGCGCATATTGGTGGTCGACGACGATGCGGACATCCGCGCGTTGCTGGCGGATTTTCTGGAGCAGCATGGCTTTGCCGTGACGGCCGTGGCGGACGGGGCGGCGATGGACCGCACGCTCGCCACACAGCAGTTCGACATCGCCGTGCTGGACGTGATGATGCCGGGCGAGGATGGCCTGTCCATCCTGCGCCGGTTGTCGGCGCGCGGAGATCTGCCGGTCATCATGCTCTCGGCGATCGGCAGCGATATCGACCGGATCGTCGGTCTGGAAATGGGGGCGGAGGATTATCTGCCCAAGCCGTGCAATCCGCGCGAATTGCTGGCCCGCATCCGTACCGTGCTGCGCCGTCATCGGCGACAGGAAAGCGAAACACCCGATGCGTCGGGCCGCAAACTGCGCTTCGCGGGCTGGCAGATCGACATGGGCGCGCGCCTTCTGACCGATCCCGACAATGTCGTGGTGACATTGACCGACGGCGAGTTCCGCCTGCTGCGCGCCTTCATCGAGCATCCACGCCGGGTGCTGAGCCGCGACCAGTTGCTCGACTATTCTGCGGGCAACGAAAGCGAAAGCTATGACCGCGCGATCGACGTGCAGGTCAGCCGGTTGCGGCGCAAGCTGGAGCGGAGCAGCCGGCATGAGGGCGCCGATGAACTGGTCCGCACCATCCGCAACGAAGGCTATATGTTCACCGCCGAGGTCCGCCCGGCGTGA
- a CDS encoding ATP-binding protein, with translation MNPRLDRFNPSILTRIVALVAATLLLALGAMMLVTFRGPPPHARPMMLGEAAALMQGTAPPVGSWTVTRYLSDRIPDVEADQQIDAPNGARIAAMLHRPPADIVLMREAPPRNMPRPDPEAGGPPHALLGGTFLMAARSGTGWQVIKVRQGANSNWYAITLSLMAGIFILLLLPAYWVARRITQPIRRLAEGASTDRPEHAEPLPLKGPPEVRAVGVAYNLMRTRIAEYLGERTAMLVAIAHDLRTPMTRLSFRLEQLPDAPRARAQADVQEMRAMVTTLLDFMREGTDATARVRIDLSAIVETLADDLADMGQDVAVTQSTRAVVRGDAVALRRCIGNLVENAVRYGGMARLAIGVAGGRVTVMVEDDGPGVPEATIDRLCEPFYRGEASRNRETGGVGLGLSIARNIADSHSGRLAFANRAEGGLRASLTLPLDR, from the coding sequence GTGAACCCCCGCCTCGACCGGTTCAACCCGTCCATCCTGACCCGCATCGTCGCGCTGGTGGCGGCCACCTTGCTGCTGGCGCTGGGCGCGATGATGCTGGTGACGTTTCGCGGCCCGCCCCCGCACGCCCGGCCGATGATGCTGGGCGAAGCCGCCGCCCTGATGCAGGGGACCGCTCCGCCCGTGGGTAGCTGGACGGTGACACGCTATCTATCGGACCGCATCCCCGATGTGGAAGCCGACCAGCAGATCGACGCCCCGAACGGCGCCCGAATCGCGGCGATGCTGCACCGCCCTCCGGCCGACATCGTGCTGATGCGCGAGGCTCCCCCCCGCAACATGCCGCGACCCGACCCGGAAGCGGGCGGGCCACCCCACGCCCTGCTGGGCGGCACCTTCCTGATGGCGGCGCGCAGCGGCACGGGATGGCAGGTCATCAAGGTGCGACAGGGCGCCAACAGCAACTGGTATGCGATCACGCTGTCGCTGATGGCGGGCATCTTCATCCTGTTGCTGCTGCCGGCCTACTGGGTTGCCCGGCGCATCACCCAGCCGATCCGCCGGCTGGCCGAGGGCGCATCGACCGACCGACCGGAGCATGCCGAGCCGCTGCCGCTCAAAGGGCCGCCCGAAGTGCGCGCGGTCGGCGTCGCCTATAATCTGATGCGCACCCGGATCGCCGAATATCTGGGCGAACGCACAGCGATGCTGGTCGCGATCGCGCATGATCTGCGCACGCCGATGACGCGCCTGTCCTTCCGCCTGGAGCAACTGCCCGACGCTCCCCGCGCCAGGGCGCAGGCGGATGTGCAGGAAATGCGGGCGATGGTGACGACCCTGCTCGACTTCATGCGCGAAGGCACGGATGCCACCGCGCGGGTACGGATCGACCTGAGCGCCATTGTCGAGACGCTGGCCGACGACCTTGCCGACATGGGGCAGGATGTGGCGGTGACACAAAGCACGCGCGCCGTGGTGCGCGGCGACGCGGTGGCGCTGCGCCGTTGCATCGGCAATCTGGTCGAGAATGCAGTGCGCTATGGCGGGATGGCGCGGCTGGCGATTGGCGTGGCCGGCGGCCGCGTGACCGTAATGGTCGAGGATGACGGACCGGGCGTGCCCGAAGCGACGATCGACCGGCTGTGCGAACCCTTTTATCGGGGGGAAGCCTCCCGCAATCGGGAAACCGGCGGCGTCGGCCTGGGCCTGTCAATCGCGCGCAACATTGCCGACAGCCACAGCGGGCGGCTGGCCTTCGCCAATCGCGCCGAAGGCGGGCTGCGCGCCAGCCTCACCCTGCCGCTGGACCGATAG
- a CDS encoding ArsR family transcriptional regulator: MTAHIPPDRALPSQEAVDLVVALQRCLNNFHARNEEPAILEAGAEDQRAFIGRYVEARRVRAALFGHDLFGDPAWDILLLLFQAELEGQALTLEQMSETSRLSLNLVLGQIGVMERRGLVMEHRSSPSSRRRRAVRLSPLAVDAMASWMTLAFSGDELGAG, encoded by the coding sequence ATGACCGCGCATATACCGCCTGACCGCGCCCTGCCCAGCCAGGAGGCGGTGGACCTGGTGGTCGCGCTGCAACGATGCCTCAACAACTTCCATGCCCGCAACGAAGAACCGGCGATCCTGGAGGCCGGCGCGGAGGACCAGCGCGCATTCATCGGCCGCTATGTCGAGGCGCGCCGGGTGCGCGCGGCGTTGTTCGGTCATGATCTGTTTGGCGATCCCGCCTGGGACATATTGCTGCTGTTGTTTCAGGCCGAACTGGAAGGGCAGGCGCTGACGCTGGAGCAGATGAGCGAGACGTCGCGGCTGTCGCTCAACCTCGTCCTCGGCCAGATCGGCGTGATGGAGCGGCGCGGACTGGTGATGGAGCATCGCAGCTCGCCCAGCAGCCGCCGCCGTCGCGCGGTGCGCCTGTCGCCGCTGGCGGTGGACGCGATGGCCTCCTGGATGACGCTTGCCTTTTCAGGCGACGAATTGGGGGCGGGATGA
- a CDS encoding dioxygenase family protein, whose protein sequence is MTQGNEDHDHGLMHDLEQMRALVKENIGRRRTLRLLFSASGAALIGACGGGSGSSGDTTATPTPTPTPTPTPTPTPTPTPTSTCVTDPEETNGPYPADGSNSRNGSVVNVLDDSGIVRSDIRSSFGSSTTTASGLYTTLTITLVNTNGSCAALEGYAIYIWHCDVEGDYSLYNLPSENYLRGVQVTDANGQVTFTTIFPGCYDGRYPHIHFEVYPSLARATAYANRVLCSQFAMPSAACNTVYATSAYASSKSNFAGEAITTDGIFGDNTTAQQTAMTITMTGDTTNGYTGTVTVGVAI, encoded by the coding sequence ATGACGCAGGGTAACGAAGATCATGACCACGGGTTGATGCACGACCTGGAACAGATGCGCGCATTGGTAAAGGAAAATATCGGCCGCCGACGGACGTTGCGGCTACTCTTTTCGGCGAGCGGCGCAGCGCTGATCGGCGCGTGCGGCGGCGGATCGGGATCGTCGGGCGACACGACCGCGACCCCCACCCCGACGCCAACCCCCACCCCGACACCGACCCCCACGCCAACACCGACCCCCACCAGCACCTGCGTCACCGACCCGGAGGAAACCAACGGCCCCTATCCGGCCGACGGGTCCAACAGCCGCAACGGCAGCGTGGTCAATGTGCTGGACGACAGCGGTATTGTGCGCAGCGACATAAGGTCCAGCTTCGGATCGTCGACCACGACCGCGAGCGGTCTATACACGACGCTGACGATCACCCTGGTCAATACCAACGGCAGTTGCGCCGCGCTGGAAGGCTATGCCATCTATATCTGGCATTGCGACGTGGAAGGCGACTACTCGCTCTACAATCTGCCCAGTGAAAATTATCTGCGCGGCGTGCAGGTGACCGACGCCAACGGACAGGTGACGTTCACCACCATCTTCCCCGGCTGTTATGACGGGCGCTACCCGCATATCCATTTCGAGGTCTATCCCAGTCTGGCACGGGCGACCGCCTATGCGAACCGCGTGCTATGTTCGCAATTCGCCATGCCGTCCGCCGCCTGTAACACCGTCTATGCGACCAGCGCCTATGCGAGCAGCAAGAGCAATTTTGCAGGCGAAGCGATTACGACCGATGGCATTTTCGGCGATAATACGACGGCGCAACAGACAGCGATGACGATCACCATGACCGGCGACACCACCAACGGATACACCGGCACCGTGACGGTAGGCGTGGCGATTTGA